Proteins from a single region of Ziziphus jujuba cultivar Dongzao chromosome 1, ASM3175591v1:
- the LOC107423720 gene encoding katanin p80 WD40 repeat-containing subunit B1 homolog KTN80.2 isoform X1, with translation MAKRGYKLQEFVAHSANINCLTIGKKACRLFVTGGDDQNVNLWAIGKPTSLMSLCGHTSPVESVAFDSAEVLVLAGASTGVIKQWDLEEAKIVRTLTGHRSNCTAVEFHPFGEFFASGSMDTNLKIWDIRKKGCIHTYKGHTQGVSTIKFTPDGRWVVSGGFDNVVKIWDLTAGKLLHDFKFHEGHIRSIDFHPLEFLLATGSADRTVKFWDLETFELIGSARPEPTGVRAIAFHPDGRTLFSGLDESLKVYSWEPVICHDSVDMGWSTLGDLCIHDGKLLGCSYYRNSVGVWVADISLIEPYGAGSTPVQSDCTELKYNVKLQGSLEKVGSGIRASSLRCVSPEYDAKEIKNIYMDSAGGKPVAPPRVESLATTPKAISPLDMKEISDQPTKKQSSAVGLNPKCNEHALNKSLVVPSIVPRDSPDGKDLANSTRESITFSKTKRGMLLKPAHTRKPSNSKNDLERLPLAVDSGTIGNLTVNLDVAVDQNFQKKTVSEDGARESCEEMNSNIKNVAEKFEKVLFPQTPTSPDGCKNSVVSNKEMSSVKFVNGVAVVPGRTRTLVERFERRERSNSNEEQANDMSTRIIPEMDQSPPMLKEEPQISGRDSTSTNDRDATEDLMQTHDIFLSTLRSRLTKLQVVRHFWEKNDIKGAISAMRKLPDHSVQADVISVLIEKMDILNLDLFSCLLPVLLGLLDSKTERHAIVSLELLLKLVAVFGPVICSAVSTPRAVGVDLHAEESRVECCRQCSVQLQKIQKVLPALVRKGGLLARSAQELILVLQDL, from the exons ATGGCCAAGCGTGGATATAAGCTGc AAGAATTTGTGGCTCATTCAGCTAACATCAATTGCCTAACCATCGGGAAAAAGGCGTGCCGACTTTTTGTTACTGGTGGGGATGATCAGAACGTTAATCTTTGGGCGATTGGCAAACCCACTTCTTTAATG AGCCTATGTGGTCATACAAGTCCAGTTGAGTCTGTAGCTTTTGATTCAGCTGAAGTATTAGTGCTCGCTGGAGCTTCCACTGGTGTGATAAAACAATGGGATTTGGAAGAAGCAAAGA TTGTTCGCACGCTTACTGGACACAGATCAAACTGTACTGCAGTCGAATTTCATCCCTTCGGTGAGTTCTTTGCTTCTGGTTCCATGGACACCAATCTGAAGATTTGGGACATTAGAAAGAAAGGATGCATTCACACATATAAAGGTCATACTCAAGGTGTTAGTACTATTAAATTCACTCCTGATGGTCGTTGGGTAGTTTCTGGTGGATTTGATAATGTTGTAAAG ATATGGGATCTAACTGCTGGAAAGCTCTTGCACGATTTTAAATTCCACGAAGGTCATATTCGGTCCATAGATTTCCATCCCCTCGAGTTTCTACTGGCCACAG GCTCAGCAGACAGAACTGTGAAATTCTGGGATTTGGAAACCTTCGAACTGATTGGATCTGCTAGACCTGAG CCTACCGGGGTTCGTGCGATTGCTTTTCATCCTGATGGTAGGACCCTATTTTCTGGATTGGATGAAAGCCTGAAG GTTTATTCATGGGAGCCTGTCATTTGTCACGATTCTGTAGACATGGGCTGGTCAACACTTGGTGATCTATGCATACATGATGGGAAACTGTTGGGGTGCTCATACTATCGAAATTCTGTTGGAGTCTGGGTCGCAGATATTTCA CTTATAGAGCCATATGGAGCTGGATCAACACCTGTGCAAAGTGACTGTACCGAGCTGAAATACAATGTTAAACTCCAGGGAAGCTTGGAGAAAGTAGGGAGTGGTATAAGGGCTTCAAGTTTGCGATGCGTGTCGCCAGAATATGATGCAAAGGAGATAAAGAACATATATATGGACT CTGCTGGTGGAAAGCCTGTTGCTCCACCGAGAGTTGAGTCTTTAGCTACTACTCCAAAGGCAATATCTCCATTGGATATGAAGGAAATCAGTGATCAGCCAACTAAAAAGCAGAGTTCTGCAGTAGGTCTGAATCCAAAATGTAATGAACATGCACTTAATAAATCCTTAGTTGTGCCTAGCATTGTACCCCGTGATAGTCCTGATGGAAAAGACTTGGCAAACTCCACAAGAGAATCTATTACCTTTTCAAAGACAAAGCGTGGTATGTTGCTGAAACCAGCTCATACGAGAAAGCCATCAAACAGCAAAAATGACCTTGAGAGGCTGCCATTGGCTGTTGATTCTGGAACTATTGGCAATTTGACGGTTAATTTAGATGTTGCAGTGGACCAGAACTTCCAAAAGAAAACTGTATCAGAAGATGGAGCTAGAGAATCTTGTGAGGAAATGAATTCTAATATCAAGAATGTCGCTGAAAAGTTTGAAAAAGTTTTGTTTCCCCAGACACCCACTAGTCCAGATGGCT GCAAGAATTCTGTTGTTTCCAACAAAGAGATGAGCTCTGTTAAATTTGTCAATGGAG TTGCCGTTGTACCAGGAAGGACTCGTACTCTTGTTGAGAGGtttgaaagaagagagagatcTAATAGCAATGAAGAACAAGCTAATGATATGTCAACTCGAATAATACCTGAAATGGATCAATCACCACCAATGCTG AAAGAAGAACCTCAAATTTCTGGAAGGGATTCAACATCCACAAATGATAGAGATGCTACTGAAGATTTAATGCAAACTCATGACATATTCTTGAGTACCCTTCGCTCTCGCTTGACAAAATTACAG GTGGTGCGGCATTTCtgggaaaaaaatgatattaaaggTGCTATTAGTGCCATGAGGAAGCTACCAGATCATTCT GTGCAAGCAGATGTGATCAGTGTTCTCATAGAGAAAATGGATATTCTCAACTTAGATTTGTTTTCTTGCTTGCTTCCTGTGCTTCTGGGCCTACTTGATAGCAAGACAGAAAG GCATGCAATTGTGTCATTGGAGTTACTATTGAAGCTTGTAGCAGTCTTTGGCCCAGTGATATGTTCAGCCGTTTCAACACCTCGAGCTGTTGGTGTTGATCTTCACGCAGAGGAAAG caGGGTAGAATGCTGCCGGCAGTGCTCTGTTCAGCTGCAAAAGATCCAGAAGGTTCTTCCGGCACTTGTAAG GAAGGGTGGTTTGCTGGCAAGAAGTGCTCAAGAATTGATTCTAGTTCTTCAAGATTTATAA
- the LOC107423720 gene encoding katanin p80 WD40 repeat-containing subunit B1 homolog KTN80.2 isoform X3, with protein MGFGRSKDVVVRTLTGHRSNCTAVEFHPFGEFFASGSMDTNLKIWDIRKKGCIHTYKGHTQGVSTIKFTPDGRWVVSGGFDNVVKIWDLTAGKLLHDFKFHEGHIRSIDFHPLEFLLATGSADRTVKFWDLETFELIGSARPEPTGVRAIAFHPDGRTLFSGLDESLKVYSWEPVICHDSVDMGWSTLGDLCIHDGKLLGCSYYRNSVGVWVADISLIEPYGAGSTPVQSDCTELKYNVKLQGSLEKVGSGIRASSLRCVSPEYDAKEIKNIYMDSAGGKPVAPPRVESLATTPKAISPLDMKEISDQPTKKQSSAVGLNPKCNEHALNKSLVVPSIVPRDSPDGKDLANSTRESITFSKTKRGMLLKPAHTRKPSNSKNDLERLPLAVDSGTIGNLTVNLDVAVDQNFQKKTVSEDGARESCEEMNSNIKNVAEKFEKVLFPQTPTSPDGCKNSVVSNKEMSSVKFVNGVAVVPGRTRTLVERFERRERSNSNEEQANDMSTRIIPEMDQSPPMLKEEPQISGRDSTSTNDRDATEDLMQTHDIFLSTLRSRLTKLQVVRHFWEKNDIKGAISAMRKLPDHSVQADVISVLIEKMDILNLDLFSCLLPVLLGLLDSKTERHAIVSLELLLKLVAVFGPVICSAVSTPRAVGVDLHAEESRVECCRQCSVQLQKIQKVLPALVRKGGLLARSAQELILVLQDL; from the exons ATGGGATTTGGAAGAAGCAAAGA TGTAGTTGTTCGCACGCTTACTGGACACAGATCAAACTGTACTGCAGTCGAATTTCATCCCTTCGGTGAGTTCTTTGCTTCTGGTTCCATGGACACCAATCTGAAGATTTGGGACATTAGAAAGAAAGGATGCATTCACACATATAAAGGTCATACTCAAGGTGTTAGTACTATTAAATTCACTCCTGATGGTCGTTGGGTAGTTTCTGGTGGATTTGATAATGTTGTAAAG ATATGGGATCTAACTGCTGGAAAGCTCTTGCACGATTTTAAATTCCACGAAGGTCATATTCGGTCCATAGATTTCCATCCCCTCGAGTTTCTACTGGCCACAG GCTCAGCAGACAGAACTGTGAAATTCTGGGATTTGGAAACCTTCGAACTGATTGGATCTGCTAGACCTGAG CCTACCGGGGTTCGTGCGATTGCTTTTCATCCTGATGGTAGGACCCTATTTTCTGGATTGGATGAAAGCCTGAAG GTTTATTCATGGGAGCCTGTCATTTGTCACGATTCTGTAGACATGGGCTGGTCAACACTTGGTGATCTATGCATACATGATGGGAAACTGTTGGGGTGCTCATACTATCGAAATTCTGTTGGAGTCTGGGTCGCAGATATTTCA CTTATAGAGCCATATGGAGCTGGATCAACACCTGTGCAAAGTGACTGTACCGAGCTGAAATACAATGTTAAACTCCAGGGAAGCTTGGAGAAAGTAGGGAGTGGTATAAGGGCTTCAAGTTTGCGATGCGTGTCGCCAGAATATGATGCAAAGGAGATAAAGAACATATATATGGACT CTGCTGGTGGAAAGCCTGTTGCTCCACCGAGAGTTGAGTCTTTAGCTACTACTCCAAAGGCAATATCTCCATTGGATATGAAGGAAATCAGTGATCAGCCAACTAAAAAGCAGAGTTCTGCAGTAGGTCTGAATCCAAAATGTAATGAACATGCACTTAATAAATCCTTAGTTGTGCCTAGCATTGTACCCCGTGATAGTCCTGATGGAAAAGACTTGGCAAACTCCACAAGAGAATCTATTACCTTTTCAAAGACAAAGCGTGGTATGTTGCTGAAACCAGCTCATACGAGAAAGCCATCAAACAGCAAAAATGACCTTGAGAGGCTGCCATTGGCTGTTGATTCTGGAACTATTGGCAATTTGACGGTTAATTTAGATGTTGCAGTGGACCAGAACTTCCAAAAGAAAACTGTATCAGAAGATGGAGCTAGAGAATCTTGTGAGGAAATGAATTCTAATATCAAGAATGTCGCTGAAAAGTTTGAAAAAGTTTTGTTTCCCCAGACACCCACTAGTCCAGATGGCT GCAAGAATTCTGTTGTTTCCAACAAAGAGATGAGCTCTGTTAAATTTGTCAATGGAG TTGCCGTTGTACCAGGAAGGACTCGTACTCTTGTTGAGAGGtttgaaagaagagagagatcTAATAGCAATGAAGAACAAGCTAATGATATGTCAACTCGAATAATACCTGAAATGGATCAATCACCACCAATGCTG AAAGAAGAACCTCAAATTTCTGGAAGGGATTCAACATCCACAAATGATAGAGATGCTACTGAAGATTTAATGCAAACTCATGACATATTCTTGAGTACCCTTCGCTCTCGCTTGACAAAATTACAG GTGGTGCGGCATTTCtgggaaaaaaatgatattaaaggTGCTATTAGTGCCATGAGGAAGCTACCAGATCATTCT GTGCAAGCAGATGTGATCAGTGTTCTCATAGAGAAAATGGATATTCTCAACTTAGATTTGTTTTCTTGCTTGCTTCCTGTGCTTCTGGGCCTACTTGATAGCAAGACAGAAAG GCATGCAATTGTGTCATTGGAGTTACTATTGAAGCTTGTAGCAGTCTTTGGCCCAGTGATATGTTCAGCCGTTTCAACACCTCGAGCTGTTGGTGTTGATCTTCACGCAGAGGAAAG caGGGTAGAATGCTGCCGGCAGTGCTCTGTTCAGCTGCAAAAGATCCAGAAGGTTCTTCCGGCACTTGTAAG GAAGGGTGGTTTGCTGGCAAGAAGTGCTCAAGAATTGATTCTAGTTCTTCAAGATTTATAA
- the LOC107423720 gene encoding katanin p80 WD40 repeat-containing subunit B1 homolog KTN80.2 isoform X4, with protein MAKRGYKLQEFVAHSANINCLTIGKKACRLFVTGGDDQNVNLWAIGKPTSLMSLCGHTSPVESVAFDSAEVLVLAGASTGVIKQWDLEEAKIVRTLTGHRSNCTAVEFHPFGEFFASGSMDTNLKIWDIRKKGCIHTYKGHTQGVSTIKFTPDGRWVVSGGFDNVVKIWDLTAGKLLHDFKFHEGHIRSIDFHPLEFLLATGSADRTVKFWDLETFELIGSARPEPTGVRAIAFHPDGRTLFSGLDESLKVYSWEPVICHDSVDMGWSTLGDLCIHDGKLLGCSYYRNSVGVWVADISLIEPYGAGSTPVQSDCTELKYNVKLQGSLEKVGSGIRASSLRCVSPEYDAKEIKNIYMDSAGGKPVAPPRVESLATTPKAISPLDMKEISDQPTKKQSSAVGLNPKCNEHALNKSLVVPSIVPRDSPDGKDLANSTRESITFSKTKRGMLLKPAHTRKPSNSKNDLERLPLAVDSGTIGNLTVNLDVAVDQNFQKKTVSEDGARESCEEMNSNIKNVAEKFEKVLFPQTPTSPDGCKNSVVSNKEMSSVKFVNGVAVVPGRTRTLVERFERRERSNSNEEQANDMSTRIIPEMDQSPPMLKEEPQISGRDSTSTNDRDATEDLMQTHDIFLSTLRSRLTKLQVVRHFWEKNDIKGAISAMRKLPDHSVGASRCDQCSHRENGYSQLRFVFLLASCASGPT; from the exons ATGGCCAAGCGTGGATATAAGCTGc AAGAATTTGTGGCTCATTCAGCTAACATCAATTGCCTAACCATCGGGAAAAAGGCGTGCCGACTTTTTGTTACTGGTGGGGATGATCAGAACGTTAATCTTTGGGCGATTGGCAAACCCACTTCTTTAATG AGCCTATGTGGTCATACAAGTCCAGTTGAGTCTGTAGCTTTTGATTCAGCTGAAGTATTAGTGCTCGCTGGAGCTTCCACTGGTGTGATAAAACAATGGGATTTGGAAGAAGCAAAGA TTGTTCGCACGCTTACTGGACACAGATCAAACTGTACTGCAGTCGAATTTCATCCCTTCGGTGAGTTCTTTGCTTCTGGTTCCATGGACACCAATCTGAAGATTTGGGACATTAGAAAGAAAGGATGCATTCACACATATAAAGGTCATACTCAAGGTGTTAGTACTATTAAATTCACTCCTGATGGTCGTTGGGTAGTTTCTGGTGGATTTGATAATGTTGTAAAG ATATGGGATCTAACTGCTGGAAAGCTCTTGCACGATTTTAAATTCCACGAAGGTCATATTCGGTCCATAGATTTCCATCCCCTCGAGTTTCTACTGGCCACAG GCTCAGCAGACAGAACTGTGAAATTCTGGGATTTGGAAACCTTCGAACTGATTGGATCTGCTAGACCTGAG CCTACCGGGGTTCGTGCGATTGCTTTTCATCCTGATGGTAGGACCCTATTTTCTGGATTGGATGAAAGCCTGAAG GTTTATTCATGGGAGCCTGTCATTTGTCACGATTCTGTAGACATGGGCTGGTCAACACTTGGTGATCTATGCATACATGATGGGAAACTGTTGGGGTGCTCATACTATCGAAATTCTGTTGGAGTCTGGGTCGCAGATATTTCA CTTATAGAGCCATATGGAGCTGGATCAACACCTGTGCAAAGTGACTGTACCGAGCTGAAATACAATGTTAAACTCCAGGGAAGCTTGGAGAAAGTAGGGAGTGGTATAAGGGCTTCAAGTTTGCGATGCGTGTCGCCAGAATATGATGCAAAGGAGATAAAGAACATATATATGGACT CTGCTGGTGGAAAGCCTGTTGCTCCACCGAGAGTTGAGTCTTTAGCTACTACTCCAAAGGCAATATCTCCATTGGATATGAAGGAAATCAGTGATCAGCCAACTAAAAAGCAGAGTTCTGCAGTAGGTCTGAATCCAAAATGTAATGAACATGCACTTAATAAATCCTTAGTTGTGCCTAGCATTGTACCCCGTGATAGTCCTGATGGAAAAGACTTGGCAAACTCCACAAGAGAATCTATTACCTTTTCAAAGACAAAGCGTGGTATGTTGCTGAAACCAGCTCATACGAGAAAGCCATCAAACAGCAAAAATGACCTTGAGAGGCTGCCATTGGCTGTTGATTCTGGAACTATTGGCAATTTGACGGTTAATTTAGATGTTGCAGTGGACCAGAACTTCCAAAAGAAAACTGTATCAGAAGATGGAGCTAGAGAATCTTGTGAGGAAATGAATTCTAATATCAAGAATGTCGCTGAAAAGTTTGAAAAAGTTTTGTTTCCCCAGACACCCACTAGTCCAGATGGCT GCAAGAATTCTGTTGTTTCCAACAAAGAGATGAGCTCTGTTAAATTTGTCAATGGAG TTGCCGTTGTACCAGGAAGGACTCGTACTCTTGTTGAGAGGtttgaaagaagagagagatcTAATAGCAATGAAGAACAAGCTAATGATATGTCAACTCGAATAATACCTGAAATGGATCAATCACCACCAATGCTG AAAGAAGAACCTCAAATTTCTGGAAGGGATTCAACATCCACAAATGATAGAGATGCTACTGAAGATTTAATGCAAACTCATGACATATTCTTGAGTACCCTTCGCTCTCGCTTGACAAAATTACAG GTGGTGCGGCATTTCtgggaaaaaaatgatattaaaggTGCTATTAGTGCCATGAGGAAGCTACCAGATCATTCTGTGG GTGCAAGCAGATGTGATCAGTGTTCTCATAGAGAAAATGGATATTCTCAACTTAGATTTGTTTTCTTGCTTGCTTCCTGTGCTTCTGGGCCTACTTGA
- the LOC107423720 gene encoding katanin p80 WD40 repeat-containing subunit B1 homolog KTN80.2 isoform X2 — MAKRGYKLQEFVAHSANINCLTIGKKACRLFVTGGDDQNVNLWAIGKPTSLMSLCGHTSPVESVAFDSAEVLVLAGASTGVIKQWDLEEAKIVRTLTGHRSNCTAVEFHPFGEFFASGSMDTNLKIWDIRKKGCIHTYKGHTQGVSTIKFTPDGRWVVSGGFDNVVKIWDLTAGKLLHDFKFHEGHIRSIDFHPLEFLLATGSADRTVKFWDLETFELIGSARPEPTGVRAIAFHPDGRTLFSGLDESLKVYSWEPVICHDSVDMGWSTLGDLCIHDGKLLGCSYYRNSVGVWVADISLIEPYGAGSTPVQSDCTELKYNVKLQGSLEKVGSGIRASSLRCVSPEYDAKEIKNIYMDSAGGKPVAPPRVESLATTPKAISPLDMKEISDQPTKKQSSAVGLNPKCNEHALNKSLVVPSIVPRDSPDGKDLANSTRESITFSKTKRGMLLKPAHTRKPSNSKNDLERLPLAVDSGTIGNLTVNLDVAVDQNFQKKTVSEDGARESCEEMNSNIKNVAEKFEKVLFPQTPTSPDGCKNSVVSNKEMSSVKFVNGVAVVPGRTRTLVERFERRERSNSNEEQANDMSTRIIPEMDQSPPMLKEEPQISGRDSTSTNDRDATEDLMQTHDIFLSTLRSRLTKLQVVRHFWEKNDIKGAISAMRKLPDHSVQADVISVLIEKMDILNLDLFSCLLPVLLGLLDSKTERHAIVSLELLLKLVAVFGPVICSAVSTPRAVGVDLHAEERVECCRQCSVQLQKIQKVLPALVRKGGLLARSAQELILVLQDL; from the exons ATGGCCAAGCGTGGATATAAGCTGc AAGAATTTGTGGCTCATTCAGCTAACATCAATTGCCTAACCATCGGGAAAAAGGCGTGCCGACTTTTTGTTACTGGTGGGGATGATCAGAACGTTAATCTTTGGGCGATTGGCAAACCCACTTCTTTAATG AGCCTATGTGGTCATACAAGTCCAGTTGAGTCTGTAGCTTTTGATTCAGCTGAAGTATTAGTGCTCGCTGGAGCTTCCACTGGTGTGATAAAACAATGGGATTTGGAAGAAGCAAAGA TTGTTCGCACGCTTACTGGACACAGATCAAACTGTACTGCAGTCGAATTTCATCCCTTCGGTGAGTTCTTTGCTTCTGGTTCCATGGACACCAATCTGAAGATTTGGGACATTAGAAAGAAAGGATGCATTCACACATATAAAGGTCATACTCAAGGTGTTAGTACTATTAAATTCACTCCTGATGGTCGTTGGGTAGTTTCTGGTGGATTTGATAATGTTGTAAAG ATATGGGATCTAACTGCTGGAAAGCTCTTGCACGATTTTAAATTCCACGAAGGTCATATTCGGTCCATAGATTTCCATCCCCTCGAGTTTCTACTGGCCACAG GCTCAGCAGACAGAACTGTGAAATTCTGGGATTTGGAAACCTTCGAACTGATTGGATCTGCTAGACCTGAG CCTACCGGGGTTCGTGCGATTGCTTTTCATCCTGATGGTAGGACCCTATTTTCTGGATTGGATGAAAGCCTGAAG GTTTATTCATGGGAGCCTGTCATTTGTCACGATTCTGTAGACATGGGCTGGTCAACACTTGGTGATCTATGCATACATGATGGGAAACTGTTGGGGTGCTCATACTATCGAAATTCTGTTGGAGTCTGGGTCGCAGATATTTCA CTTATAGAGCCATATGGAGCTGGATCAACACCTGTGCAAAGTGACTGTACCGAGCTGAAATACAATGTTAAACTCCAGGGAAGCTTGGAGAAAGTAGGGAGTGGTATAAGGGCTTCAAGTTTGCGATGCGTGTCGCCAGAATATGATGCAAAGGAGATAAAGAACATATATATGGACT CTGCTGGTGGAAAGCCTGTTGCTCCACCGAGAGTTGAGTCTTTAGCTACTACTCCAAAGGCAATATCTCCATTGGATATGAAGGAAATCAGTGATCAGCCAACTAAAAAGCAGAGTTCTGCAGTAGGTCTGAATCCAAAATGTAATGAACATGCACTTAATAAATCCTTAGTTGTGCCTAGCATTGTACCCCGTGATAGTCCTGATGGAAAAGACTTGGCAAACTCCACAAGAGAATCTATTACCTTTTCAAAGACAAAGCGTGGTATGTTGCTGAAACCAGCTCATACGAGAAAGCCATCAAACAGCAAAAATGACCTTGAGAGGCTGCCATTGGCTGTTGATTCTGGAACTATTGGCAATTTGACGGTTAATTTAGATGTTGCAGTGGACCAGAACTTCCAAAAGAAAACTGTATCAGAAGATGGAGCTAGAGAATCTTGTGAGGAAATGAATTCTAATATCAAGAATGTCGCTGAAAAGTTTGAAAAAGTTTTGTTTCCCCAGACACCCACTAGTCCAGATGGCT GCAAGAATTCTGTTGTTTCCAACAAAGAGATGAGCTCTGTTAAATTTGTCAATGGAG TTGCCGTTGTACCAGGAAGGACTCGTACTCTTGTTGAGAGGtttgaaagaagagagagatcTAATAGCAATGAAGAACAAGCTAATGATATGTCAACTCGAATAATACCTGAAATGGATCAATCACCACCAATGCTG AAAGAAGAACCTCAAATTTCTGGAAGGGATTCAACATCCACAAATGATAGAGATGCTACTGAAGATTTAATGCAAACTCATGACATATTCTTGAGTACCCTTCGCTCTCGCTTGACAAAATTACAG GTGGTGCGGCATTTCtgggaaaaaaatgatattaaaggTGCTATTAGTGCCATGAGGAAGCTACCAGATCATTCT GTGCAAGCAGATGTGATCAGTGTTCTCATAGAGAAAATGGATATTCTCAACTTAGATTTGTTTTCTTGCTTGCTTCCTGTGCTTCTGGGCCTACTTGATAGCAAGACAGAAAG GCATGCAATTGTGTCATTGGAGTTACTATTGAAGCTTGTAGCAGTCTTTGGCCCAGTGATATGTTCAGCCGTTTCAACACCTCGAGCTGTTGGTGTTGATCTTCACGCAGAGGAAAG GGTAGAATGCTGCCGGCAGTGCTCTGTTCAGCTGCAAAAGATCCAGAAGGTTCTTCCGGCACTTGTAAG GAAGGGTGGTTTGCTGGCAAGAAGTGCTCAAGAATTGATTCTAGTTCTTCAAGATTTATAA